In the Oscarella lobularis chromosome 14, ooOscLobu1.1, whole genome shotgun sequence genome, one interval contains:
- the LOC136195221 gene encoding uncharacterized protein, whose amino-acid sequence MAWELKTNANDDEVFSQRCTSKKQESIENSCSRLEKRCKYSTKQKGAIEGYIRQSERRKKNATKTKLSRIFTAPLPLATSTTAIRSLVFRHLAGSQFSVSVATTMTSFASAPSQKFRRRDHDDAREAVTFETD is encoded by the exons ATGGCGTGGGAGCTAAAGACGAatgcaaacgacgacgaag TTTTTTCGCAGCGATGCACATCTAAGAAGCAAGAATCGATCGAGAACTCGTGCTCAAGATTGGAGAAACGGTGCAAGTATTCGACCAA GCAAAAAGGAGCGATAGAAGGCTACATACGGCAAAGCGAACG gagaaagaaaaacgccacGAAAACAAAATTATCGCGAATTTTCACCGCTCCGTTGCCTCTAGCAACGAGTACAACAGCAATTCGTTCCCTCGTCTTTCGCCACCTCGCCGGAAGTCAGTTTTCCGTTtccgtggcgacgacgatgacgtcgtttgcgtCCGCACCGTCGCAGAAATTCCGTCGCCGTGACCATGACGACGCCCGAGAAGCAGTTACGTTCGAAACCGATTGA